A single window of Nasonia vitripennis strain AsymCx chromosome 4, Nvit_psr_1.1, whole genome shotgun sequence DNA harbors:
- the LOC100121742 gene encoding venom laccase isoform X1, giving the protein MSRLVALILVPSLQLCMLLNITVAINDDHPCHRECNDDTVPMTCHYNFILDMYSSMSKACADCPFNLTDCFNPGCIPAEGKRKALYLVNQQLPGPAILVCKGDRIIVDLKNDLLTETTSIHWHGQHLQDAPFMDGVPFVTQCSIPPAGLFRYDFVADSAGTFVWHSHSNDQRGEGMFGSMIVRSPPSSDPLHGLYDQDEHVMVLTDWTRIFGAEVFAIDVNTGNLVRPHTILVNGLGRYLPIKSENGSEMHMPTAVFKVEKGLRYRFRIINVGVQDCPMEMSFDNHTMLVVSSDGRDIVPLEVDSLRILSGERYDIILSAKQKVENYWIRFRGMDGSGSACDITKAHQVAVLRYKGAPEVEPAAKVAYEIPSKKNMRQLNPYNKGTETPSAISIPTLNSAEPDDATSKSQPDQQIYITYDYLNLDERNHRRWLENIDVPAVESFRTLWQLNHITFKFPSFPLLTQPDMIQPDTLCNSTSAKNCLKEYCTCTHVINAKLNSVVELIIVDEGSKIFNHPVHLHGYHFRVIAMEKFNGTITLEKLKKMDREGKIRRKLRGAPLKDTVMVPSGGYTILRFHANNPGYWFFHCHFEMHADIGMALIFKIGEHEDFRKPPENFPKCGKYKPYF; this is encoded by the exons ATGTCGCGACTGGTTGCACTGATTCTAGTACCGTCACTGCAATTATGCATGTTATTGAATATTACCGTTGCAA TAAACGACGATCATCCGTGTCATCGAGAATGCAACGACGATACTGTACCCATGACGTGTCATTACAACTTTATCTTAGACATGTATTCTTCTATGAGTAAAGCATGTGCCGATTGCCCATTTAATTTAACGGACTGTTTCAATCCAGGCTGCATACCTGCTGAGGGTAAAAGGAAAGCATTGTATCTCGTGAATCAGCAATTACCTGGACCAGCTATACTG GTATGTAAAGGCGACCGAATAATAGTCGACCTAAAAAATGATCTTCTAACGGAAACGACGAGCATCCATTGGCACGGTCAACATCTGCAAGACGCCCCGTTCATGGACGGCGTGCCCTTTGTCACGCAGTGTTCAATACCACCCGCTGGCCTGTTCCGCTACGATTTTGTCGCCGATTCGGCTGGCACGTTCGTGTGGCATTCCCACTCGA ATGATCAGCGTGGCGAGGGGATGTTCGGTTCGATGATAGTCCGGAGTCCCCCGAGTTCCGATCCTTTGCACGGTTTATACGACCAGGACGAGCACGTCATGGTCTTGACCGACTGGACACGTATATTTGGCGCCGAAGTCTTTGCCATCGACGTGAACACGGGAAACTTGGTGAGACCGCACACGATTCTAGTCAACGGCCTCGGCAGATACCTACCGATAAAGAGTGAAAATGGCTCAGAGATGCATATGCCCACAGCGGTTTTTAAAGTCGAGAAG GGTTTGAGATACAGATTCCGAATAATAAACGTCGGAGTACAAGATTGCCCGATGGAAATGTCGTTCGATAATCACACTATGCTCGTCGTCAGCTCCGACGGGAGAGATATCGTTCCGTTAGAAG TCGATTCTCTGCGCATTTTATCTGGCGAACGCTACGACATAATTCTGTCAGCTAAGCAAAAAGTAGAAAACTATTGGATAAGATTCCGAGGCATGGATGG AAGTGGAAGCGCTTGTGACATAACGAAAGCGCATCAGGTCGCTGTGCTGCGGTACAAAGGTGCTCCCGAGGTAGAACCTGCCGCGAAAGTGGCTTACGAAATACCCTCGAAGAAAAATATGAGG CAACTGAATCCTTATAATAAGGGGACGGAGACACCCAGTGCTATTAGTATCCCTACTTTGAATTCCGCGGAACCTGATGATGCCACAAGTAAGAGTCAACCGGACCAGCAAATCTACATCACCTACGATTACCTAAACTTGGATGAGAGAAATCATCGCCGGTGGCTCGAGAATATAGATG TGCCGGCAGTGGAATCATTCAGGACTTTATGGCAGCTGAACCACATAACGTTTAAATTCCCCAGCTTTCCTCTTTTAACGCAACCGGACATGATTCAGCCTGATACGCTATGCAATTCTACCAGTGCAAAGAACTGCTTGAAAGAGTACTGCACGTGTACTCATGTAATAAATGCAAAACTCAACAGCGTTGTGGAGTTGATAATCGTGGATGAAG GtagcaaaatttttaatcatccAGTGCACCTGCATGGCTATCACTTTCGCGTGATCGCGATGGAGAAGTTTAACGGTACGATAACGttggaaaaattgaaaaagatgGATAGAGAAGGCAAGATACGCCGAAAGCTGCGTGGAGCTCCTCTGAAGGACACGGTGATGGTGCCTAGTGGGGGCTACACGATTCTCCGTTTTCATGCAAACAATCCTG GATACTGGTTTTTCCATTGCCATTTTGAGATGCATGCAGACATCGGTATGGCCTTGATTTTCAAGATCGGCGAGCACGAAGATTTTCGGAAGCCACCCGAAAACTTTCCTAAGTGCGGGAAATACAAGCCGTATTTCTAA
- the LOC100121742 gene encoding venom laccase precursor has protein sequence MSRLVALILVPSLQLCMLLNITVAINDDHPCHRECNDDTVPMTCHYNFILDMYSSMSKACADCPFNLTDCFNPGCIPAEGKRKALYLVNQQLPGPAILVCKGDRIIVDLKNDLLTETTSIHWHGQHLQDAPFMDGVPFVTQCSIPPAGLFRYDFVADSAGTFVWHSHSNDQRGEGMFGSMIVRSPPSSDPLHGLYDQDEHVMVLTDWTRIFGAEVFAIDVNTGNLVRPHTILVNGLGRYLPIKSENGSEMHMPTAVFKVEKGLRYRFRIINVGVQDCPMEMSFDNHTMLVVSSDGRDIVPLEVDSLRILSGERYDIILSAKQKVENYWIRFRGMDGACDITKAHQVAVLRYKGAPEVEPAAKVAYEIPSKKNMRQLNPYNKGTETPSAISIPTLNSAEPDDATSKSQPDQQIYITYDYLNLDERNHRRWLENIDVPAVESFRTLWQLNHITFKFPSFPLLTQPDMIQPDTLCNSTSAKNCLKEYCTCTHVINAKLNSVVELIIVDEGSKIFNHPVHLHGYHFRVIAMEKFNGTITLEKLKKMDREGKIRRKLRGAPLKDTVMVPSGGYTILRFHANNPGYWFFHCHFEMHADIGMALIFKIGEHEDFRKPPENFPKCGKYKPYF, from the exons ATGTCGCGACTGGTTGCACTGATTCTAGTACCGTCACTGCAATTATGCATGTTATTGAATATTACCGTTGCAA TAAACGACGATCATCCGTGTCATCGAGAATGCAACGACGATACTGTACCCATGACGTGTCATTACAACTTTATCTTAGACATGTATTCTTCTATGAGTAAAGCATGTGCCGATTGCCCATTTAATTTAACGGACTGTTTCAATCCAGGCTGCATACCTGCTGAGGGTAAAAGGAAAGCATTGTATCTCGTGAATCAGCAATTACCTGGACCAGCTATACTG GTATGTAAAGGCGACCGAATAATAGTCGACCTAAAAAATGATCTTCTAACGGAAACGACGAGCATCCATTGGCACGGTCAACATCTGCAAGACGCCCCGTTCATGGACGGCGTGCCCTTTGTCACGCAGTGTTCAATACCACCCGCTGGCCTGTTCCGCTACGATTTTGTCGCCGATTCGGCTGGCACGTTCGTGTGGCATTCCCACTCGA ATGATCAGCGTGGCGAGGGGATGTTCGGTTCGATGATAGTCCGGAGTCCCCCGAGTTCCGATCCTTTGCACGGTTTATACGACCAGGACGAGCACGTCATGGTCTTGACCGACTGGACACGTATATTTGGCGCCGAAGTCTTTGCCATCGACGTGAACACGGGAAACTTGGTGAGACCGCACACGATTCTAGTCAACGGCCTCGGCAGATACCTACCGATAAAGAGTGAAAATGGCTCAGAGATGCATATGCCCACAGCGGTTTTTAAAGTCGAGAAG GGTTTGAGATACAGATTCCGAATAATAAACGTCGGAGTACAAGATTGCCCGATGGAAATGTCGTTCGATAATCACACTATGCTCGTCGTCAGCTCCGACGGGAGAGATATCGTTCCGTTAGAAG TCGATTCTCTGCGCATTTTATCTGGCGAACGCTACGACATAATTCTGTCAGCTAAGCAAAAAGTAGAAAACTATTGGATAAGATTCCGAGGCATGGATGG CGCTTGTGACATAACGAAAGCGCATCAGGTCGCTGTGCTGCGGTACAAAGGTGCTCCCGAGGTAGAACCTGCCGCGAAAGTGGCTTACGAAATACCCTCGAAGAAAAATATGAGG CAACTGAATCCTTATAATAAGGGGACGGAGACACCCAGTGCTATTAGTATCCCTACTTTGAATTCCGCGGAACCTGATGATGCCACAAGTAAGAGTCAACCGGACCAGCAAATCTACATCACCTACGATTACCTAAACTTGGATGAGAGAAATCATCGCCGGTGGCTCGAGAATATAGATG TGCCGGCAGTGGAATCATTCAGGACTTTATGGCAGCTGAACCACATAACGTTTAAATTCCCCAGCTTTCCTCTTTTAACGCAACCGGACATGATTCAGCCTGATACGCTATGCAATTCTACCAGTGCAAAGAACTGCTTGAAAGAGTACTGCACGTGTACTCATGTAATAAATGCAAAACTCAACAGCGTTGTGGAGTTGATAATCGTGGATGAAG GtagcaaaatttttaatcatccAGTGCACCTGCATGGCTATCACTTTCGCGTGATCGCGATGGAGAAGTTTAACGGTACGATAACGttggaaaaattgaaaaagatgGATAGAGAAGGCAAGATACGCCGAAAGCTGCGTGGAGCTCCTCTGAAGGACACGGTGATGGTGCCTAGTGGGGGCTACACGATTCTCCGTTTTCATGCAAACAATCCTG GATACTGGTTTTTCCATTGCCATTTTGAGATGCATGCAGACATCGGTATGGCCTTGATTTTCAAGATCGGCGAGCACGAAGATTTTCGGAAGCCACCCGAAAACTTTCCTAAGTGCGGGAAATACAAGCCGTATTTCTAA
- the LOC100121778 gene encoding laccase encodes MPHRAMINLRLFVIPLIVCAARLCTADAVSTPAEESKYDDPDKIGLLPQSYGMGLPDDEVDWSRRPCRSDREPLTCRYGLTVERYISMSKACYDCPRNLTDCSRPHCMPGDGSEKMVIVANRKLPGLSIEACKGDRLLVDVTNKLPTETTTIYWNGLHQRGTPFMDGVPYLTQCPIMPGEVFRYDFIADCPGSFIWHSHSGEYREYYDSLIHIQSHADQRVDAQDGIRSLYYALLERPGYIAERDFGQWIGMGRLSHLEAVNMPLEVFEVQENFSKGKRYRFRLLNLGSQNCPIHVSIDDHPMLAISADGADIKSVEVDSIHIMPGERYDFVLSADQPVDNYWIRLKGDIMCSLLETPQLASLRYRSSIFYHHRYAKNLDNFDYHRENLYGYWKVRESKRSTSLQLNHISFKMPNFPPLTQPELIKPKQLCNYSTIIAIEKCKTEHCACTQTFQARLNSVVELVLIDPGAAKLNHPIHLHGYYYRVVAMEKVGDKLSIEEVKKMDQEGKIHRRLEAEPWKDSVIVPTGGYTIVRFYANNPEKNKFIEICILIIHFTVTGEDKKQSTKKCIYKRAIVLGYCCLHCHYDQHANDGMALLVKVGKHEDFPNVPKNFPRCGAH; translated from the exons ATGCCTCATAGAGCGATGATTAATCTGCGTTTATTTGTTATTCCACTAATCGTCTGTGCCGCGCGACTGTGCACTGCCGATGCCGTGTCTACGCCTGCCGAGG AAAGCAAATATGACGATCCGGACAAGATCGGCCTACTGCCTCAAAGCTACGGCATGGGCTTACCGGACGACGAGGTGGACTGGTCCCGTCGTCCCTGCCGCTCCGACCGAGAGCCTCTGACCTGCCGCTATGGCCTGACCGTCGAGCGATACATCAGCATGAGCAAGGCCTGTTACGATTGCCCGCGAAACCTGACCGATTGCTCCAGACCACACTGTATGCCAGGGGACGGCAGCGAGAAGATGGTCATTGTGGCGAACAGAAAGCTTCCGGGACTCTCGATCGAG GCATGCAAAGGTGACCGTCTACTAGTGGACGTGACAAACAAGCTGCCGACCGAGACGACGACAATATACTGGAACGGTTTGCATCAGCGGGGAACTCCATTCATGGACGGAGTTCCCTACCTCACCCAGTGTCCCATCATGCCTGGAGAAGTTTTTCGCTACGATTTTATTGCCGATTGCCCTGGAAGCTTCATTTGGCACTCTCACAGTGGTGAGTATCGAGAATATTACGATTctcttatacatata CAAAGTCATGCTGATCAACGAGTGGACGCACAAGACGGGATCAGAAGTCTTTACTATGCTTTATTAGAACGGCCGGGGTACATTGCCGAGCGCGATTTTGGTCAATGGATTGGTATGGGGAGGCTAAGTCATTTAGAAGCTGTAAATATGCCGTTGGAAGTTTTCGAGGTTCAAGAG AATTTTTCAAAGGGTAAACGATACAGATTTCGATTATTAAACCTCGGGTCGCAAAACTGTCCTATTCACGTTTCTATCGATGATCACCCCATGCTCGCCATCAGTGCAGATGGTGCAGATATCAAATCAGTTGAAG TTGACTCCATCCACATAATGCCGGGTGAAAGATACGACTTCGTGCTTTCGGCGGACCAACCGGTCGACAATTACTGGATCCGCTTAAAGGGTGATATAATGTGTAGTCTTTTGGAGACTCCGCAACTGGCAAGTTTGAGATATCG atcatcaattttttatcaCCATCGATACGCAAAAAATTTGGATAATTTCGATTATCATCGGGAAAATCTCTACGGATACTGGAAAG TGAGAGAGTCGAAAAGATCGACGTCGCTTCAGCTGAATCACATTAGCTTTAAGATGCCAAATTTTCCGCCGCTGACACAGCCAGAGCTCATCAAACCTAAGCAGCTTTGCAATTACTCAACTATAATCGCGATAGAAAAATGCAAGACGGAACACTGTGCTTGCACGCAGACCTTTCAAGCAAGGCTCAACAGTGTTGTTGAGCTTGTTCTGATTGATCCAG GCGCCGCCAAATTAAATCACCCTATACATTTACACGGGTATTATTACCGAGTGGTGGCAATGGAAAAAGTCGGAGACAAGTTAAGCATCGAGGAAGTGAAAAAGATGGACCAAGAGGGAAAGATTCATAGGAGGCTAGAAGCTGAGCCCTGGAAGGACAGCGTGATAGTACCTACTGGTGGATATACGATTGTGCGATTTTACGCCAACAATCCTG aaaaaaataaatttatagagATTTGTATATTAATCATACATTTTACAGTAACAGGGGAAGATAAGAAACAATCAACAAAGAAATGTATTTACAAAAGAGCTATTGTTTTAGGATACTGCTGCCTGCACTGTCACTATGATCAGCACGCGAACGATGGCATGGCACTGTTAGTCAAAGTTGGCAAACACGAAGACTTTCCAAATGTGCCCAAAAACTTTCCAAGATGTGGAGCTCATTAG
- the LOC100121763 gene encoding laccase-4-like, giving the protein MSMPDLRLIAVLLVACGARLCTVDAASEPAEGSKNDHPDKIGLLPQSYGMGLPDDEVDWSRHPCRRQCRSDREPLTCRYGLTVERYISMSKACYDCPRNLTDCSRPHCIPGDGTEKMVIVANRKLPGLSIEVCKGDRLLMDVTNKLPTETTTIHWHGLHQRGTPFMDGVPYLTQCPIMPGEVFRYDFIADRPGSFIWHSHSGEQRADGLFGALIVRSPPEENPYAGVYNEDDKLMVINEWTHKTGSEVFVMQYQNGQGSLPSAILVNGLGRLSYSEAENMPLEVFQVEEGKRYRFRLANLGSQDCPIHVSIDDHPMLVISADGADIEPVEVDSIRILTGERYDFVLSADRPVDNYWIRFTGDIICRFLRTTQLAILRYRGAKIVEPKADPEDPNGSTEIRELNPYDKGTETPDAICIAHLNALEPDDISLTREPDHQFFITIDLQKLDNFDYHRKDLYGYWQVEGSKRSTSLQLNHISFKMPNFPPLTQPELIKPKQFCNYSTIIAIEKCKTEHCACTQTFQARLNSVVELVLIDPGAAKLNHPIHLHGYYYRVVAMEKVGDKLSIEEVKKMDQEGKIHRRLEAAPWKDSVIVPSGGYTIVRFHANNPGYWFLHCHFDEHASNGMALVIKVGEHEDLPNVPKNFPKCGTR; this is encoded by the exons ATGTCGATGCCTGACCTGCGTTTAATTGCTGTTCTACTGGTTGCATGCGGCGCACGGCTGTGCACTGTTGATGCTGCATCTGAGCCCGCCGAGG GAAGCAAAAATGATCATCCAGACAAAATTGGCCTGCTGCCTCAAAGCTACGGCATGGGCTTACCGGACGACGAGGTGGACTGGTCCCGTCATCCCTGCCGCAGGCAATGCCGCTCCGACCGAGAACCTCTGACCTGCCGCTACGGCCTGACCGTCGAGCGATACATCAGCATGAGCAAGGCCTGTTACGATTGCCCGCGAAACCTGACCGATTGCTCCAGACCACACTGTATTCCAGGGGACGGCACCGAGAAGATGGTCATCGTGGCGAACAGGAAGCTTCCGGGACTCTCGATCGAG GTATGCAAAGGCGACCGTCTGCTGATGGACGTGACGAACAAGCTGCCGACCGAGACGACGACAATACACTGGCACGGTTTGCATCAGCGGGGAACTCCATTCATGGACGGAGTTCCCTACCTCACCCAGTGTCCCATCATGCCTGGAGAAGTTTTTCGCTACGATTTTATTGCCGATCGCCCAGGGAGCTTCATTTGGCACTCTCACAGTG GAGAGCAACGAGCTGACGGTCTCTTCGGCGCTCTAATAGTCCGCTCACCTCCCGAGGAGAATCCCTACGCCGGAGTTTACAATGAAGACGACAAACTCATGGTGATCAACGAGTGGACGCACAAGACGGGATCGGAAGTCTTCGTTATGCAGTATCAGAACGGTCAAGGTTCATTACCGAGCGCGATTTTGGTCAATGGATTGGGAAGACTAAGTTATTCGGAAGCTGAGAATATGCCGTTGGAGGTTTTCCAAGTTGAAGAg GGCAAACGGTACAGGTTTCGACTCGCTAATCTTGGATCACAAGACTGTCCTATCCACGTGTCTATCGATGATCATCCTATGCTCGTTATCAGTGCGGATGGTGCAGACATCGAACCAGTTGAAG TTGACTCCATCCGTATATTGACGGGTGAGAGATACGACTTCGTGCTTTCGGCCGACCGACCGGTCGACAACTACTGGATCCGCTTCACGGGAGATATAATCTGTCGATTTTTGAGGACTACTCAACTAGCAATTCTACGATATCGAGGAGCCAAAATAGTCGAGCCTAAGGCTGATCCCGAAGATCCAAATGGGTCAACTGAAATTAGG GAATTGAATCCATACGACAAGGGAACAGAAACCCCCGATGCCATTTGCATCGCTCATCTAAATGCTCTGGAGCCTGACGATATTTCACTGACGCGTGAACCGGATCATCAGTTTTTTATCACCATTGATTTGCAGAAATTGGATAATTTTGATTATCATCGAAAGGATCTTTACGGATACTGGCAAG TGGAGGGATCAAAAAGATCGACGTCGCTTCAGCTGAATCACATTAGCTTTAAGATGCCAAATTTTCCGCCGCTGACACAGCCAGAGCTCATCAAACCTAAGCAGTTCTGTAATTACTCAACAATAATCGCGATAGAAAAATGCAAGACGGAACACTGTGCTTGCACGCAGACCTTTCAAGCAAGGCTCAACAGTGTTGTTGAGCTTGTTCTGATTGATCCAG GCGCCGCCAAATTAAATCACCCTATACATTTACACGGGTATTATTACCGAGTGGTGGCAATGGAAAAAGTCGGAGACAAGTTAAGCATCGAGGAAGTGAAAAAGATGGACCAAGAGGGAAAGATTCATAGGAGGCTAGAAGCTGCGCCCTGGAAGGACAGCGTGATAGTACCTAGTGGTGGATATACGATTGTACGATTCCACGCTAACAATCCTG GATATTGGTTCTTGCACTGCCATTTTGACGAGCACGCAAGCAATGGTATGGCGCTGGTTATCAAAGTTGGGGAACACGAAGACTTGCCAAACGTACCCAAGAATTTTCCGAAATGCGGAACTCGTTAA